A section of the Paenibacillus odorifer genome encodes:
- a CDS encoding glycosyltransferase family 2 protein produces MKARYSVIVPMFNEEQVISHTYERLKKVMDECGDTYELVFVNDGSRDRSAQMIREICERDEHVKLIDFSRNFGHQVAITAGMDYAEGQAVVVIDADLQDPPEVILQMIEKWKEGYDVVYAKRLKRHGETMFKKVTAKLFYRLLSSMTSVDIPTDTGDFRLIDRKVCDVLRGLKEKNRYVRGLVSWVGFKQTMVEYEREERFAGETKYPLKKMIRFALDGITSFSHKPLKIATYIGFFLSFSSFLYLFFVLFQKIFFTSWTVPGWASIVGVNLLFNGIVLMLLGVIGEYIGRIYDESKDRPLYIVSETKGYQNEEQLDRRKDHNDVR; encoded by the coding sequence GTGAAAGCCAGATATAGTGTGATTGTACCCATGTTCAATGAGGAGCAAGTAATTAGCCATACTTATGAACGTTTGAAAAAAGTAATGGACGAGTGCGGCGATACTTATGAGCTGGTCTTCGTCAATGACGGCAGTCGTGATCGTTCCGCCCAGATGATTCGGGAGATCTGTGAACGAGACGAGCATGTCAAGCTGATTGACTTCTCGCGTAATTTCGGACATCAGGTAGCGATTACAGCTGGCATGGACTATGCCGAAGGTCAAGCGGTTGTTGTTATTGACGCTGATCTTCAGGATCCTCCGGAGGTCATTTTGCAAATGATCGAGAAGTGGAAAGAGGGCTACGACGTTGTATATGCGAAACGCCTGAAGCGCCACGGAGAAACGATGTTCAAAAAGGTCACCGCGAAGCTTTTTTACCGCCTGCTCAGCAGTATGACAAGTGTGGATATTCCTACGGATACAGGCGATTTCCGTCTTATTGACCGTAAGGTATGTGATGTCCTGCGGGGACTTAAAGAAAAGAACCGCTATGTCCGAGGTTTGGTGAGCTGGGTTGGCTTCAAGCAGACTATGGTGGAATATGAACGGGAAGAACGTTTTGCCGGAGAAACCAAATATCCGCTGAAGAAAATGATTCGTTTTGCGTTAGATGGCATCACCTCTTTTTCACATAAGCCGCTTAAGATTGCTACGTATATTGGATTCTTCCTTTCATTCTCTAGCTTTCTCTATTTATTTTTCGTCTTGTTTCAAAAGATATTTTTCACCTCCTGGACGGTTCCGGGCTGGGCTTCCATTGTAGGCGTCAATCTGCTCTTTAACGGTATCGTTCTGATGCTGTTAGGTGTGATTGGGGAGTATATCGGACGGATTTATGACGAGTCTAAAGATAGACCGCTATACATTGTTAGTGAGACTAAAGGCTACCAGAACGAAGAACAACTGGACCGCCGGAAGGACCACAATGATGTCAGATAA
- a CDS encoding GtrA family protein gives MMSDKNLRAAFIQFLKFNAVGLLNTLIDFVIFTLLNSLGMVYALAQVISYSAGTANSFILNKKVTFRDRNRGNKEGFDRVQLVKFIVLNLVVLGISLLLMHLLTDRLGIQVLISKVLVTFITVIINFFGSRKWVF, from the coding sequence ATGATGTCAGATAAGAACTTGCGTGCTGCATTCATACAGTTCCTTAAATTTAATGCCGTAGGTTTGCTCAATACGCTTATTGATTTTGTGATTTTCACATTGTTGAATTCACTAGGGATGGTATACGCATTGGCGCAGGTGATCTCCTATAGTGCAGGTACGGCGAATAGCTTTATTTTGAATAAAAAAGTAACCTTTCGTGATCGCAACCGGGGGAATAAAGAAGGCTTCGACCGCGTGCAGCTGGTCAAGTTTATCGTGCTGAATCTGGTAGTGCTCGGAATATCACTGCTGCTAATGCATCTGTTGACAGACAGACTAGGTATTCAAGTCTTGATCTCAAAGGTGCTGGTTACATTTATCACGGTGATCATCAATTTCTTTGGAAGTCGTAAATGGGTATTTTAA
- a CDS encoding glycosyltransferase 87 family protein, whose translation MEWSIVDGRVCDPDKVNMPYIYMLFYEKINPNDFLATVKHTNSGAVFQKVYAFGWTKMNIGRGEVGTMIKSTRAAVMTVLMLLLFVLPVTSIYAEGNLLQNPGFEEGGDDAPSNWTKDMWISGDNSGLLSIQSEEVHSGSKAAVIENIEPNHLKWVQTIEATPNSYYRISGWIKVVSTAGEGIGANILAVGVGGGYPSVTDTAGKWQYLEYIGQTGPEQKSFGIGASLGGYSSLIQGKAYFDDFAVEKLDAAPEGANVISLDSAAVSPDAGDKKADTPHKVSPTKMLLISALFSVFFAVLYTKAFRSEKLMKQPENIYSKWLSIAIGVAFILRVWIGLTAQGYQNDMNTFISWGQRMVDLGPGKFYEEGYFADYPPGYLYILYVLSAIRGVLGFTQGSGGENLLFKLPAILSDLVLGYFIYQMSRKKLGTGIAFGLMLLFLFNPAVLINSAAWGQADSFFLIFLLLSIHGAANKKFVRSAILFALATLIKPQALIFTPVLLFAFYHHRAWKQLGFGALYGLGIFGLLAAPFFWNNGGLVGIIDLYKSTLSSYPYSSVNAFNLYALTDPMWSSLDLTWLGIPYRVWGFIFILVAVAVAAFYSFKKDRLDLTKSYFIGMVLIVVVFVLGTKMHERYMFPALILCLFTYIESRDRRFLSLFLGFSLTQYINVAYTLSHLNADVSPGADGIVLVTAIANLALLLYMLNIGYDVYVRKGIKPLPAPITLEEQYEEDLRVVGQVKPHQKGGRSNDEV comes from the coding sequence ATGGAATGGAGTATTGTGGATGGAAGGGTTTGCGATCCAGATAAGGTAAACATGCCCTATATTTATATGCTCTTTTATGAGAAAATCAATCCAAATGATTTCTTAGCAACGGTGAAACACACTAATTCGGGAGCTGTTTTTCAGAAGGTATATGCTTTTGGCTGGACTAAGATGAATATAGGACGAGGTGAGGTTGGGACGATGATCAAGAGTACACGTGCGGCCGTAATGACTGTATTGATGCTGTTATTGTTTGTGCTTCCTGTAACAAGCATTTATGCAGAGGGGAATCTATTGCAGAACCCTGGCTTTGAGGAGGGGGGAGATGATGCGCCTTCTAACTGGACTAAGGATATGTGGATTTCAGGAGACAACTCAGGCCTACTTTCAATCCAATCGGAGGAAGTTCATTCCGGCAGCAAGGCGGCAGTCATTGAGAATATCGAACCCAATCATTTGAAATGGGTGCAGACGATTGAGGCTACGCCGAATAGTTATTATAGAATCTCTGGATGGATCAAAGTAGTAAGTACAGCAGGCGAGGGAATAGGCGCCAACATTCTTGCCGTTGGAGTAGGCGGGGGGTATCCCAGCGTAACTGATACGGCAGGTAAATGGCAGTATCTTGAATATATCGGCCAGACAGGACCGGAGCAGAAGTCATTTGGCATAGGCGCAAGTCTGGGCGGCTACTCTAGCTTAATTCAAGGTAAGGCTTATTTTGATGATTTTGCTGTAGAAAAATTAGACGCGGCTCCCGAAGGGGCTAACGTCATTTCGCTGGATAGTGCAGCGGTTAGTCCAGATGCAGGCGACAAAAAGGCAGACACTCCACATAAAGTATCTCCAACTAAGATGTTGCTGATCTCAGCGCTGTTTAGTGTGTTTTTTGCAGTGCTTTATACTAAAGCATTCCGTAGTGAGAAGCTTATGAAGCAGCCTGAGAATATTTATTCCAAATGGCTGAGTATTGCCATCGGAGTTGCTTTTATCCTGAGGGTGTGGATTGGTCTTACCGCGCAAGGATATCAGAATGATATGAATACCTTTATTTCTTGGGGACAGCGTATGGTGGATTTAGGTCCAGGCAAATTTTATGAAGAAGGTTATTTTGCCGATTATCCTCCAGGCTATTTGTACATATTGTACGTGCTTAGCGCCATACGTGGCGTTTTAGGATTCACTCAGGGCTCAGGTGGAGAGAATTTACTCTTCAAGCTCCCTGCGATTCTTTCTGATTTGGTGCTCGGCTACTTCATTTATCAAATGTCACGCAAAAAACTCGGCACAGGAATTGCTTTCGGCTTGATGTTGTTGTTTCTGTTTAATCCTGCGGTACTTATTAATTCAGCGGCTTGGGGACAAGCAGATTCGTTCTTTTTGATCTTCCTGCTGCTCAGTATCCACGGCGCTGCGAACAAAAAGTTTGTTCGCTCCGCAATTTTGTTTGCCTTAGCGACGCTAATTAAACCGCAAGCGTTGATATTCACGCCGGTATTGTTGTTTGCTTTTTATCATCACCGCGCTTGGAAGCAGCTTGGATTCGGAGCTTTGTATGGATTAGGGATCTTCGGATTGCTTGCGGCACCATTTTTCTGGAATAACGGAGGTCTGGTAGGGATTATTGATCTTTACAAGAGTACGTTATCTTCCTATCCGTATTCTTCAGTGAATGCATTTAATCTGTATGCACTGACTGATCCGATGTGGTCATCCCTTGATCTAACCTGGCTTGGCATTCCATACCGTGTATGGGGCTTCATATTTATTTTAGTGGCTGTAGCTGTTGCGGCATTTTATTCCTTTAAAAAGGATCGCTTGGACCTGACCAAATCCTATTTTATCGGCATGGTGCTTATAGTAGTGGTCTTTGTGCTTGGCACCAAAATGCATGAACGTTATATGTTCCCTGCTCTTATTCTTTGTTTGTTTACTTATATAGAAAGTCGGGACCGCCGCTTTTTATCGCTATTTCTCGGATTCAGCTTAACGCAATACATCAATGTGGCGTACACCTTATCCCACCTGAATGCAGATGTTAGCCCGGGTGCAGACGGAATCGTATTAGTGACTGCTATAGCTAATCTAGCATTACTGCTTTATATGCTGAATATCGGTTACGATGTGTATGTCCGCAAGGGTATAAAACCTCTTCCAGCACCAATTACACTGGAAGAACAATATGAAGAAGATTTGAGAGTTGTCGGGCAAGTTAAACCGCATCAGAAGGGAGGGCGATCTAACGATGAAGTTTAA
- a CDS encoding transglutaminase-like domain-containing protein: MKKVYFMLVALFVLMTSVPVSTAQAASADASWLITSKVAQGVIGINYDIPKDKRIKLMITKDNSSYTYNLYASGQAEDFPLQQGNGTYKVSVLENTTGNKYKALYSEVVDVTMSDSNSVYLGSVQNVKWSSSDKAIVKAKQLVQGKTTDEEKVKAIYNYVVANVQYDYSLANSVTTDYIPSIDKTLTTKKGICYDYASLFAAMLRSVDVPAKLVMGNTSYVTQYHAWNEVLLNGKWVTIDTTVDAGLAKSDKKTDLIKASSKYTAAKYY, translated from the coding sequence GTGAAAAAGGTTTATTTTATGCTGGTGGCGCTGTTCGTCCTAATGACTTCAGTTCCGGTAAGTACAGCTCAAGCTGCAAGTGCAGATGCCAGCTGGTTGATTACATCCAAAGTGGCTCAAGGTGTTATTGGTATTAACTATGATATTCCGAAAGATAAAAGAATCAAACTCATGATCACCAAAGATAACAGCAGCTATACTTATAACTTGTATGCTTCTGGACAAGCTGAGGACTTCCCTTTGCAACAAGGAAATGGGACTTATAAGGTTTCGGTTCTGGAGAACACAACCGGTAATAAATACAAAGCGTTATATTCCGAAGTAGTAGACGTAACCATGAGTGACTCGAATTCCGTATATTTGGGCTCCGTACAGAATGTGAAATGGAGTTCTTCTGATAAAGCGATTGTCAAAGCTAAACAATTAGTACAAGGCAAAACAACAGACGAAGAGAAAGTTAAAGCGATCTATAACTATGTAGTTGCGAATGTACAATATGACTACTCTCTTGCTAATAGTGTAACTACTGATTATATTCCAAGCATCGATAAGACATTGACTACTAAAAAAGGGATTTGCTATGATTACGCTTCTCTTTTTGCCGCAATGCTGCGGAGTGTAGATGTTCCTGCTAAGTTGGTAATGGGGAATACAAGCTACGTTACGCAATATCATGCCTGGAACGAAGTATTGCTTAATGGGAAGTGGGTTACCATTGATACTACAGTGGATGCAGGACTTGCAAAGAGTGATAAGAAAACCGATTTAATTAAAGCCTCAAGCAAATATACTGCGGCAAAATACTATTAA
- a CDS encoding class D sortase translates to MRKFSYLLILAGILIMLYPTANEWYNDRQQEKLLETAELSTADSTPQPDLKSRYAEVTQLLAEESVLDAQAQPQPQETEKPEPEIEVGGKVIALIEIGKIDLKLPVLEGATKANMKHAAAHMKETAPLGEIGNAAIAAHRARTTGRLFNRLNEVVVGDVITVKTSDQVFNYEVYDISVVDPSDVSVLDGNDKDKILTLITCDPLVNPTHRLIVHAKLTKGE, encoded by the coding sequence TTGCGTAAATTCTCCTATCTACTCATACTGGCTGGGATACTTATCATGTTATATCCGACAGCTAACGAATGGTACAACGACAGGCAGCAGGAGAAGTTATTAGAAACGGCTGAACTAAGCACTGCCGATAGTACTCCCCAGCCAGATTTGAAGAGCAGGTATGCTGAAGTTACTCAGCTGTTAGCAGAGGAATCGGTTCTGGATGCTCAGGCACAGCCCCAACCCCAAGAGACAGAAAAGCCTGAACCGGAGATTGAGGTCGGTGGCAAAGTAATCGCACTAATTGAAATCGGTAAGATTGATTTGAAGCTGCCTGTATTAGAAGGGGCTACAAAAGCTAATATGAAACATGCTGCAGCCCATATGAAAGAAACGGCACCCCTTGGAGAGATCGGAAATGCTGCAATCGCGGCGCATCGGGCTAGAACTACGGGTCGTTTGTTTAACAGATTGAATGAGGTTGTTGTGGGGGATGTTATCACGGTAAAGACTAGTGATCAGGTGTTTAACTATGAGGTATACGATATTTCTGTTGTAGATCCGAGTGATGTCTCCGTTCTTGACGGGAATGACAAGGATAAGATTCTTACTCTGATTACATGTGATCCGCTAGTGAATCCAACGCATCGGCTGATTGTTCATGCCAAATTAACAAAAGGAGAATAG
- a CDS encoding phospholipid carrier-dependent glycosyltransferase, with product MKFKRIDWICLIAITAVYAALALYNLGSTKSPETLWEPAASGESFYVDLGQSKPLERVNIFGGVGTGKFKLEFSDNPEVWSSPMDVSEDVGNVFIWKSQPLNVTARYVKFTVTSPGFTLNEMAFYEQGGGRKPLPIAGVTPDANAVPKRGAAANLFDEQSLIPEYSNFMNSTYFDEIYHARTAYEYTHGIVPYENTHPPLGKLLIAIGMELFGVNPFGWRIIGTLFGVAMLPLIYVMALRLFKKSKYAALAAGLFALDFMHFTQTRISTIDVYGVFFIMLMFYFMQRYYTMNFYKQPLRKTLIPLFWSGLFFGIGVASKWIVLYGGAGLAIMLAISLFERYREYQASGRLLAEGKIKDKELLGTCREAVDSFWKKTIITLASCIGFFVIIPVIIYSLSFVPGLSASAEGFTIKGLIDSQKNMYNYHSQLVATHPFASSWWQWPFMKRPVWFFSGGEGLPEGQVSSIVTMGNPLIWWTGIFAMLATLWITLKRKDKNLYMIWIAFFSQYVPWMLVPRETFIYHYFAMVPFMILGIVYIMKLLDSKFPEARYVQYVYVAVALLLFIAFYPVLSGMQVSGDYVKDMLRWFPTWVF from the coding sequence ATGAAGTTTAAGCGTATAGATTGGATATGCCTAATAGCTATTACGGCCGTTTACGCAGCGCTTGCTTTATATAATCTTGGCTCTACTAAATCTCCAGAGACCTTATGGGAGCCTGCTGCCAGTGGTGAAAGCTTCTATGTAGATTTGGGGCAGAGTAAACCATTGGAACGGGTCAATATCTTTGGTGGCGTAGGCACGGGGAAGTTCAAGCTGGAATTCAGCGACAATCCTGAGGTCTGGAGCAGTCCGATGGATGTCAGTGAGGATGTCGGGAATGTCTTCATCTGGAAAAGCCAACCCCTGAACGTTACTGCGAGATATGTGAAGTTTACAGTTACCTCTCCAGGGTTCACTTTGAACGAAATGGCTTTTTATGAGCAGGGGGGGGGAAGAAAACCTCTTCCTATTGCCGGTGTGACACCGGATGCTAACGCAGTTCCTAAAAGAGGAGCAGCGGCCAATCTTTTTGACGAGCAGTCGCTCATTCCGGAATATTCTAACTTTATGAATAGCACTTATTTTGACGAGATCTATCATGCGCGAACAGCTTATGAATATACACACGGGATTGTGCCTTACGAGAATACGCATCCACCGCTTGGTAAGTTGTTAATTGCCATAGGGATGGAGCTGTTCGGGGTCAATCCATTCGGCTGGCGTATTATCGGAACCTTGTTCGGAGTTGCCATGTTACCTCTCATATATGTAATGGCGCTGCGTTTGTTTAAGAAAAGCAAATACGCCGCCCTCGCGGCAGGATTGTTTGCACTGGATTTCATGCATTTCACACAGACAAGAATCTCCACGATTGACGTATACGGAGTATTCTTCATTATGTTGATGTTCTATTTCATGCAGCGGTATTACACAATGAATTTCTACAAGCAGCCTTTGAGAAAAACATTAATTCCGTTATTCTGGTCTGGCTTATTCTTCGGAATCGGCGTAGCTTCGAAATGGATTGTGCTCTATGGAGGAGCAGGGCTGGCCATTATGCTGGCTATCTCCCTTTTTGAACGCTACAGAGAATACCAAGCCTCCGGACGCCTGCTGGCCGAGGGGAAGATTAAAGACAAGGAATTGCTGGGCACCTGTCGTGAAGCGGTAGATTCTTTTTGGAAAAAGACTATTATTACGTTGGCTAGTTGTATCGGGTTCTTTGTAATTATTCCAGTAATTATTTATAGCTTATCTTTTGTGCCAGGGTTATCTGCATCAGCAGAGGGCTTCACTATAAAAGGTTTGATTGATTCCCAAAAGAATATGTACAACTACCACAGTCAGCTTGTAGCTACACATCCCTTTGCTTCCTCATGGTGGCAATGGCCGTTTATGAAGAGACCGGTCTGGTTCTTTAGCGGCGGTGAAGGTTTGCCGGAAGGTCAGGTCAGCAGTATAGTGACTATGGGGAATCCTCTTATCTGGTGGACGGGTATTTTTGCGATGCTGGCAACGCTGTGGATTACGCTGAAACGTAAAGATAAGAACCTCTACATGATCTGGATCGCCTTCTTCTCGCAATATGTTCCGTGGATGCTTGTCCCAAGAGAAACATTTATTTACCATTATTTTGCTATGGTACCATTTATGATTCTTGGTATTGTATATATAATGAAGTTGCTGGATAGTAAATTCCCTGAGGCCCGTTACGTACAGTATGTCTATGTAGCCGTTGCTTTGCTGCTCTTTATCGCTTTCTACCCGGTACTGTCAGGGATGCAGGTGAGTGGAGATTACGTAAAGGATATGCTGCGTTGGTTCCCTACTTGGGTTTTCTAG